The genomic window GATCGAGGTCCGCGCCGTCCAGGCCGAGGGTGTGCAGAACCGTGGCGACGTCCTGCGACCGACGCTCGAGGAGGTCCCCGCCGGTCAGACGCCGGAACTCCCGACTCGCAGCCGCGTCGTCGGGGTAGGCGTCCGGAAGCAGGCGTTCCACCGCGGGGTCCTCGCCCGCGCGGGAGTCCGCCAGCAGATCGCGGAACTGTCCCACGATGCCGGCCAGATGCAGGGCCTCGAGCCCGCTGATCTCCAGCACGACGACGCGCTCGCTCACGCGGGGTCCTTCCTGACGGTGGCCCAGAGGCCGAAGTCGTGCATCGCCTGCACGTGGGCTTCCATGACTTCGCGAGGCCCTCGGGCCACCACGGCGTGGCCGTCGTGGTGCACGGCGAGCATCAGCCGGTTCGCGGTCGCGGCGTCGTAGCCGAAGTAGGTGCGGAAGATGTGGGTGACGTAGCTCATGAGATTCACGGGGTCGTTCCACACCACGGTCTGCCACGACGCCGGCGGAGCCGCCGCCAGATCGGTCTTGAGGTCGACATCGAGATCGAGGTCGGGACTCGCCACGCCCGCCATCACGCCCACCCCAGCTCGTGGAGGCGTTCGTCGTCGATGCCGTAGAAGTGAGCGATCTCGTGGACGAGCGTCGTGTGGATCTCGTCGCGCAGTTCCGCCTCGTCGTGGCACGCGGCGAGGTGCGGCTCCCGGTACACGATGATGCGATCGGGGAGCTCGCCGACGCCGTAGCGCTCGCGTTCCGTCAACGCCCAGCCGTCGTACAGCCCGAGGAGATCCAGGGACCCGTCCTCGGGGCGGTCCTCGACGACGAAGACGACGTTGTCGAGACCGTCCACCATGTCGTCGGGGAGCTGATCCAGCTCGTCGACGACGAGTTCTTCGAACGCCGACGCATCCATCTCGAGGGCCGAGCGCGCGTCGACGCGGTCGTTCACGGCGGGCCTCCCGGGGGTCTCGAACCGTCCAACGGATGCCGACAGATCGCGCCGACGTTCCGTGTCGATTCTACGGCGCGGGGGAGCGCCGGTCGCGAATGACGAAGGCCCGGCGAGCGATGCTCGACCGGGCCTTCTTCGTTGGGGTGGCTAACGGGACTTGAACCCGCGACCCCCGCGACCACAACGCGGTGCTCTACCGACTGAGCTATAGCCACCATGTGTCTGCCGCAGCAGACAACTGAACGATTATGTCATACGTCCAGCGTGAACGACGACACGGCCGAGGCCGAGACGGCCTTGGCCTCGTCGCTCGTGGGGCCCGGCTGGGGCACGAACACCGCGGCGCGGTAGTAGGCGAGCTCGCGGATCGATTCGCGGATGTCGGCGAGTGCGCGGTGGCCGCCGTTCTTCGCCGGGGCTTGGAAGTAGGCGCGCGGATACCAGCGGCGCGAGAGCTCTTTGATGCTCGACACGTCGACGTTGCGGTAGTGGAGCCAGCGGTCGACGCGCGGCATGTACTTCGCCAGGAACATGCGATCGGTGCCGATGGTGTTGCCGGCGAGAGGAGCCTTGCCCTCGACGGGCGCGAACCGCTGGATGTACTCGAGTGTCTGGAACTCGGCATCCGCAAGGCTCACTCCGTGCGGGATCTCGTCGAGCAGACCCGAGGAGCGGTGCATCTCGGTGACGAACTCGCCCATGTTGGCGAGGGCCGAGGCGTCGGGCTTGATCACGATCTGGAAACCGGGGTCGAGCACGTTGAGTTCGAAATCGGTGATGACGACGGCGATCTCGACGAGCTCGTCGACGGCCAGGTCGAGCCCGGTCATCTCGCAGTCGATCCAGACGAGCCGGTCGTTCTCGGAGGCGTTTACCATCCCCACATCCTAGTGAGGGGTGCCGACACCGGCTCTGGTCCCCCAGACACGATTCGAACGTGTGACCGGCGGATTAGAAGGCCGCTGCTCTATCCACTGAGCTACTGGGGGTCGATCTCAGGATATCGCCCGAGGCGTTCCCGCCGCGCCAGCCCCTGGCACATCTGCCGGGGCGGCGGTACATTCCGGCGAAAGAGAGCAAAGGAGCACTCATGTCCGAGACTGCGACGCGACGCATCTGGGTGGCTTACGGTCCGAACGGCGTCGTCGGGAAGATCCAGAAAGAGAGCGACGGCTACCGCGTTCACATGGCCGGCAAGGACGAGCCCCTGGGCGTCTACCCCTCCATGGAGATCGCGAAGAACGCCGTGCACTCGCACCTCAAGCCCGGCAGCGAGCGGCCCGAGTTCCGCGAGCACTGAACGGTGGGGCGGCTCCCGGTCCGCGGGAGCCGCCCCACCGTCGGTGTCTCAGGCGGATGCCATCGTCCGCGCGGGCGCCGCGGGCTTCGGAGTGGCCAGCAGCGGCAGGGCGAGGTGGACCAACGGCCCGATCCCGAGCGCGAAGACGACGGTCCCGATGCCGACGGTGCCGCCGAGCAACCACCCGAGGACGAGCACCGACCCCTCGACGCCGAGGCGGCACGCCCAGATCGGCCAGCCGAAGCGCGCGTGCATTCCGGTCATAAGGCCGTCGCGCGGGCCGGGGCCGAAGTGCGCTCCGATGTAGAGCCCGGATGCCACGGCCACCAGCACCACGCCGGCGACGAGCATGAGGGCTTGCAGCCAGAAGGTGTCGGGGTGGGGGAGCAGCCCGAGCGAGAGCTGGAGGCTCGTGCCGACGAGCAGGATGTTCGCCACGGTTCCCACCCCCGGCTTCTGGCGCAGGGGGATCCACAGCAGGAGCACGCCCAGGCCGACGATGTTCGTGATCCAGCCGATGCCAATCCCCGTCACGCGCGAAAGTCCCTGCGCGAAGACCGTCCACGGGTCGACTCCCAGGCCGGCCGCGACGGTGACGGCGCAGCCGAAGCCGTAGAGCACGAGTCCGAAGAAGAGGCGCAGGATCCGAGAAGACATGTGGCGATCCAATCACGGGATTGGCTTTGGTGCAGGATGCCAATTCGACTACGGTGGCCGCATGGACTCGCGCGTATCGGCCCGCACCCTCGCCGCCTCTCTCGGTGGCTGGCGGGGAAACGGCCCCGCCTACGAGGCACTCGCCGACGGTGTCCGTCTGCTCTGCTTGGACAATCGCCTCGCTCCGGCCACGGCCCTGCCCGCCGAGCGCGAGCTGGCGGCGATTCTGGGAGTGAGTCGCACCACCGTCGCCGCCGCGTACCAGAGCCTGCGCGACACCGGACACATCGAGAGCCTGCGCGGGAGCGGGAGCGTCACCCTGCCCCTGCGTCGGACCGACCCGGGCCGGCACGAACCGGACGCCGAGACGATCGATCTGCAGCAGGCGAGTCCCGCGGCTTGGCCCGGGCTTCCGGGGATCATGGCGGAGGTCATCCAGGACGCGCCGGCACTCGTCGCGCGGATCGGATACGACGTCGTCGGCGATGTGGGCCTGCGTACCGCGATCGCCGAGCACTACCGCGCGAGAGGTCTCGCCACCTCCGCCGACCAGATCCTCGTGACGACGGGGGCGCAGAGCGCGATCCACCTGATCGCCTCGGTGCTCCTGCACCGCGCCGACCGGGTCATGATCGAGACCCCCACCTACCCTCACGCGGCGGATGCGTTCCGTCGGGTCGGGGCACGCCTGGTGGGCGTGCCGGTCGACTCCACCCACGGATGGGACCTCGAGCGCGCGGAGCAGACGTTCGCGAGGGCGCTGCCCTCGCTGGCGTACCTGATGCCCGACTTCCACAACCCGACGGGGCGCACCATGACCGCGGACGAGACGGATGCCTTCGTCGTGGGCGCGCGCTCGGTCGGGACTCTCCTGGTCCTCGATGAGACCACCGCACAGCTCGACATCGATCGGCGATCGCAGTCGGCGGCATTTCCCGAGGATGAGCGCGTGATCCGCGTCGGCTCCCTCGGCAAGACGGTGTGGGGTGGACTGCGCGTCGGGTGGGTGCGCGCAGCGCCCGACATCGTGCGGCGCCTGGCCAGCGGTCGACCCGTGCACGATCTGGGGACTCCCGAGCTCGAGCAGGCCATCGCGGCGCGCCTCATCCCGCGACTCGACGAGATCGCCGCGCAGCGCGGCACCCTGCTGCGTGCGGGTCGCGACAGCCTGGTCGAGGAGCTGAGGCGACTGTTTCCGGAGTGGGACGTGCCCGAGGTGCACGGCGGTGTGTCTCTCTGGGTCGGGATCGGCGAGCCGCTGAGCACGCCGTTGGTGATGTCGGCGCGGGCACGAGGGCTCGCCCTCTCCGCCGGATCGCGATTCGCCGTTGAGGGCGGCCACGACCGTCGTCTGCGCGTGCCGTTCACCGCGTCGCCGTCGACGCTGCGGCGGGCGGTCGGCATTTTGCGCTCAGCGTGGGACGACGTACGCGGCGGAAGCGCGATTCCTTCTCGAACGGACTTCGCCACCGTCGTCTGAGCACAGCCCGACCGCACCGGGAGACCGGATGCCGAGCGCCGCACGGTTCTACCGGAGGTACCGCAGGCACTCGACGGCGTCGGCGGACGACCAGAACTCGCCGAGGCGACGGAAGCTGCCGGAGGCGGAGTGGAACCGCTCGGCGGCGTAGCGCCACCCTCCGTCGGCGGCGATCGCGCGGATATGACCGACCACGATGCCGCGCGGATCGGCGATGCGCCACAGGCCGGCGGCGACGTGCGTCGCCGCGCCCCACCCGGCCGGACGCGGTGCCGGAGCGAGGTCGTTCCACAGTGCGGTGCTCATGGGATGACGGTAGAACCAACCTCCGACATCGACGCCGGTCGTCTCCGGGGTCCGTCCTCCCCAGGCGCCTGATCGCCGGAATCATCCACAGAACCGCCGGATCGACCCGCGGCGTACGCATCGATCCAGTCATTCTGAGCGTGGCTCCGGCATCCGTCGGGCACACGGATGTCGGAGCGCACACCACGTCGAGAGGAACAACGGACATGAGCGATCACATCACCCTGGTGGGCAACATCGTCGGCGAGCTGGAGCAACGCGCCACGCGCGGAGGCGGGCCCATCGCGGCCTTCCGCATCGCCGTCGGCGAGCGCAAACTCGATCGCGAGCGCGGGGAGTGGGTGGACGGGCACACGAACTACTACAACGTCTCGGCGTTCGGAGACCTCGGGGCTCACGCGCTGCACTCCCTGCGGAAGGGGCAGCGGGTCGTCCTGACCGGCCGTCTGCGGCTGCGCGAGTGGGAGAACGACGTCAAACGCGGGGTGAGCGCCGACGTCGTCGCCGACGCCATCGGCCACGACCTGCGGTGGGGCACCACGCGGTTCGAAAAGGCGGCGCGGTCGTCGGGCGCCCCGAGCGTCGCGGCCTCAGAGGCGGCGGGGCCGGAGGCGGACGAGCAATGGGCGATCCCCGGGGCGTCGGAGGGGGTCGCCGGTGACGTCGAGATGGTCGGCGCGAGCGCCGGGGGCAGCGGGGGATCGTCGTCGGACGCGGTCGCGGACGAGGCCGGTCCGTTCTGAGTCGGGGTTTCACGGCGGCGCGGGGGACGGTCGCGGCGCGGGCGATCGCGTCGTCCGGAGCGGGGTGTGGCGGAGGGGTCCGTAGACTCGGACGCGTGTCCCGCCTCCTCGGTCGTCCCCTCGCCGCCCTGACCCTCGTCGCGGTGCTGGGCCTCGCCGGGTGCACCGGCGAGTCGCCCGCTCCCGGCCCCGTCGAGTCCGTCCCACCGTCGGTCTCGGCCTCGCCGTCGTCCACGTCCACGCCGACGGCGCCGGCCGCTCCCGCGCTCGTACCCGGGGGGACCGCGGCGCAGAACTTGCCGTTCTTCACCCAGGTCGTCTCCGGAGTCTGGTCGGGCCCCGATCAGGTGGCCGGGCGCGCCTACATCGACGCTCTCGCCGCCGCGGGCTTTGACAAGGCCGCGATGCAGGTGACGCCCGACCGGACCACGGTCGACAACCCCGCCGAGAGCATCGAGTTCTCCGTCCGCATCGGCGATCAGTGCCTGGTGGGTCAGGTCGGCCCCTCGATCGGCAATCCCGTCACCGCGGTGCTGCCCGGCCTGTCGTCCGGCGGGTGCCTCATCGGGCAGACGCGCGCCATCGACTGGTGACCCGGGGCCGACTCACGTCGGCGGGATACCGCATCGCCCCTAGACTGGACGGGTTATGGCGGAATACATCTACTCCATGGTCCGCGCTCGCAAAGCTGTGGGCGACAAGCTGATCCTCGACGACGTCACCATGTCGTTCCTCCCCGGTGCCAAGATCGGCATGGTCGGGCCGAACGGTGCGGGTAAGTCGACGATCCTGAAGATCATGGCGGGGCTCGACAACCCCTCCAACGGCGAGGCCCGGCTGAGCCCCGGCTTCACGGTCGGGATCCTCATGCAGGAGCCCGAGCTCGACGACAGCAAGACCGTCCTCGAGAACATCCAGGACGGCGTGGCGATCAAGCCCAAGCTCGACCGCTTCAACGAGATCTCGGCCCTCATGGCCGACCCCGATGCGGACTTCGACGCCCTGCTGGCCGAGATGGGAACGCTGCAGGAAGAGATCGACGCCGCCGACGGCTGGGACCTCGACTCGCAGCTCGAGCAGGCGATGGACGCGCTGCGCACCCCGCCGGCCGACGCCTCGGTCGTTCCGCTCTCCGGCGGTGAGCGTCGTCGCGTCGCCCTCGCCAAGCTCCTCCTGCAGAAGCCCGACCTGCTGCTCCTCGACGAGCCCACCAACCACCTCGACGCCGAGAGCGTGCTCTGGCTCGAGCAGCACCTCAAGGCGTACAAGGGCGCGGTCATCGCGATCACCCACGACCGGTACTTCCTCGACAACGTCGCGGAGTGGATCGCCGAGGTCGACCGCGGTCACCTGTACCCCTACGAGGGCAACTACTCGACCTACCTCGAGAAGAAGGGGCAGCGCCTCGACGTCCAGGGCAAGAAGGACGCCAAGCTCGCCAAGCGCCTCAAGGAGGAGCTCGAGTGGGTCCGCTCCAACGCCAAGGGCCGCCAGGTCAAGTCGAAGGCGCGTCTCGCCCGCTACGAAGAGATGGCAGCCGAGGCCGAGCGCACGCGCAAGTTGGACTTCGACGAGATCCAGATCCCCGCGGGCCCGCGCCTGGGCAGCATCGTCATCGACGCTAAGAAGCTCGAGAAGAGCTTCGGCGACCGCTCGCTGATCAGCAACCTCAGCTTCAACCTGCCGCCGAACGGCATCGTCGGTGTGATCGGTCCGAACGGTGTCGGAAAGACCACGCTGTTCAAGACGATCGTCGGCCTCGAGCCCCTCGACGGCGGCACGCTGAAGATCGGCGAGACTGTCAAGATCAGCTACGTCGACCAGTCGCGCTCCAACATCGACCCCGAGAAGACGCTGTGGGAGGTCGTGTCTGACGGACTCGACATCATCACCGTCGGCAAGACCGAGATCCCGTCGCGCGCGTACGTGTCGAAGTTCGGGTTCAAGGGCCCCGACCAGCAGAAGAAGGCGGGCGTCCTCTCCGGCGGTGAGCGCAACCGCCTGAACCTCGCCCTCACGCTGAAAGAGGGCGGCAACCTGCTCCTTCTCGACGAGCCGACCAACGACCTCGACGTCGAGACGCTGAGCTCGCTCGAGAACGCGCTGCTCGAGTTCCCCGGTTGTGCCGTGGTCATCACGCACGACCGGTGGTTCCTCGACCGCATCGCGACGCACATCCTCGCCTACGAGGGCACCGAAGAGCACCCCGATCAGTGGCACTGGTTCGAGGGTAACTTTGAGGCCTACGAGGCGAACAAGGTCGAGCGTCTCGGTGCCGACGCGGCCAACCCCTCGCGCTCGACCTACCGCAAGCTCACGCGTGACTGACAGCCCCGCGCAGCACACCCCCGACGAGGGTCCGGCGGTCGCCGGACCCTCGCGGGTGCACGTGCCCATCCACCTCCGCTGGGGCGACCTCGACGCCCTCGGGCACGTCAACAACACCTCGATGTTGAAGCTGCTCGAAGAGGCACGGTTGCGCGCGTTCTGGCACAGCGACGGCGAGGGAGAACCGCTCCCGACGGCGGTGTTCGACATGGACGTGCTCGAGAGCGGCGGCGATCG from Microbacterium testaceum includes these protein-coding regions:
- a CDS encoding DUF2017 family protein is translated as MSERVVVLEISGLEALHLAGIVGQFRDLLADSRAGEDPAVERLLPDAYPDDAAASREFRRLTGGDLLERRSQDVATVLHTLGLDGADLDPDATIAVALGETEALAWMRTLSALRLVMATRLGIQNDDDHDPEDPRYGVYDWIGYRLDGLVAALDRA
- the clpS gene encoding ATP-dependent Clp protease adapter ClpS, producing the protein MAGVASPDLDLDVDLKTDLAAAPPASWQTVVWNDPVNLMSYVTHIFRTYFGYDAATANRLMLAVHHDGHAVVARGPREVMEAHVQAMHDFGLWATVRKDPA
- a CDS encoding metallopeptidase family protein; this encodes MDASAFEELVVDELDQLPDDMVDGLDNVVFVVEDRPEDGSLDLLGLYDGWALTERERYGVGELPDRIIVYREPHLAACHDEAELRDEIHTTLVHEIAHFYGIDDERLHELGWA
- the orn gene encoding oligoribonuclease, which encodes MVNASENDRLVWIDCEMTGLDLAVDELVEIAVVITDFELNVLDPGFQIVIKPDASALANMGEFVTEMHRSSGLLDEIPHGVSLADAEFQTLEYIQRFAPVEGKAPLAGNTIGTDRMFLAKYMPRVDRWLHYRNVDVSSIKELSRRWYPRAYFQAPAKNGGHRALADIRESIRELAYYRAAVFVPQPGPTSDEAKAVSASAVSSFTLDV
- a CDS encoding methyltransferase gives rise to the protein MSETATRRIWVAYGPNGVVGKIQKESDGYRVHMAGKDEPLGVYPSMEIAKNAVHSHLKPGSERPEFREH
- a CDS encoding YczE/YyaS/YitT family protein, whose product is MSSRILRLFFGLVLYGFGCAVTVAAGLGVDPWTVFAQGLSRVTGIGIGWITNIVGLGVLLLWIPLRQKPGVGTVANILLVGTSLQLSLGLLPHPDTFWLQALMLVAGVVLVAVASGLYIGAHFGPGPRDGLMTGMHARFGWPIWACRLGVEGSVLVLGWLLGGTVGIGTVVFALGIGPLVHLALPLLATPKPAAPARTMASA
- a CDS encoding PLP-dependent aminotransferase family protein; this translates as MDSRVSARTLAASLGGWRGNGPAYEALADGVRLLCLDNRLAPATALPAERELAAILGVSRTTVAAAYQSLRDTGHIESLRGSGSVTLPLRRTDPGRHEPDAETIDLQQASPAAWPGLPGIMAEVIQDAPALVARIGYDVVGDVGLRTAIAEHYRARGLATSADQILVTTGAQSAIHLIASVLLHRADRVMIETPTYPHAADAFRRVGARLVGVPVDSTHGWDLERAEQTFARALPSLAYLMPDFHNPTGRTMTADETDAFVVGARSVGTLLVLDETTAQLDIDRRSQSAAFPEDERVIRVGSLGKTVWGGLRVGWVRAAPDIVRRLASGRPVHDLGTPELEQAIAARLIPRLDEIAAQRGTLLRAGRDSLVEELRRLFPEWDVPEVHGGVSLWVGIGEPLSTPLVMSARARGLALSAGSRFAVEGGHDRRLRVPFTASPSTLRRAVGILRSAWDDVRGGSAIPSRTDFATVV
- a CDS encoding single-stranded DNA-binding protein, yielding MSDHITLVGNIVGELEQRATRGGGPIAAFRIAVGERKLDRERGEWVDGHTNYYNVSAFGDLGAHALHSLRKGQRVVLTGRLRLREWENDVKRGVSADVVADAIGHDLRWGTTRFEKAARSSGAPSVAASEAAGPEADEQWAIPGASEGVAGDVEMVGASAGGSGGSSSDAVADEAGPF
- a CDS encoding DUF6993 domain-containing protein, encoding MSRLLGRPLAALTLVAVLGLAGCTGESPAPGPVESVPPSVSASPSSTSTPTAPAAPALVPGGTAAQNLPFFTQVVSGVWSGPDQVAGRAYIDALAAAGFDKAAMQVTPDRTTVDNPAESIEFSVRIGDQCLVGQVGPSIGNPVTAVLPGLSSGGCLIGQTRAIDW
- the ettA gene encoding energy-dependent translational throttle protein EttA; translation: MAEYIYSMVRARKAVGDKLILDDVTMSFLPGAKIGMVGPNGAGKSTILKIMAGLDNPSNGEARLSPGFTVGILMQEPELDDSKTVLENIQDGVAIKPKLDRFNEISALMADPDADFDALLAEMGTLQEEIDAADGWDLDSQLEQAMDALRTPPADASVVPLSGGERRRVALAKLLLQKPDLLLLDEPTNHLDAESVLWLEQHLKAYKGAVIAITHDRYFLDNVAEWIAEVDRGHLYPYEGNYSTYLEKKGQRLDVQGKKDAKLAKRLKEELEWVRSNAKGRQVKSKARLARYEEMAAEAERTRKLDFDEIQIPAGPRLGSIVIDAKKLEKSFGDRSLISNLSFNLPPNGIVGVIGPNGVGKTTLFKTIVGLEPLDGGTLKIGETVKISYVDQSRSNIDPEKTLWEVVSDGLDIITVGKTEIPSRAYVSKFGFKGPDQQKKAGVLSGGERNRLNLALTLKEGGNLLLLDEPTNDLDVETLSSLENALLEFPGCAVVITHDRWFLDRIATHILAYEGTEEHPDQWHWFEGNFEAYEANKVERLGADAANPSRSTYRKLTRD